The Solidesulfovibrio fructosivorans JJ] DNA segment GTCGGTCACGGCGCGGCCAAGGTTGGAGCCGAGATAGAGCACGCCCAGGCGCAGTTCCGGGGAAAGTTCGGCCAGATCGGGCTCCATATCCTCCGGCGCGAGGGCCATGGCGGCCAGAGGACGGCCCCGTATCGCGCGCAGGGCCGCCGCCCGGCGCGTCCCGGCGGCCAGCACCGGCCGGCCCCCGGCGTCGAGGACCAGGGCGGGCGTCATCTGGCCGAAGCGCTCCAGGGACGTCACGAGCGCCGCGTCGGGAGGCGCGGCCCAAAACAGGTGCGGCGCGGCGATATCCAGGTCGCGCGGGTGTAAAAAGAGTGGCTGCACGGTGTCGTTTTTATTACGGTTTTTCCGTAGAGTTCATGATTTCAGGGTGTTGTCGCCTTGACAAGGGGGTGACCCCTGCCCCACTATGCCCAAACTCGGGGAAAAGCCAAGGGCCTAAAAAGCCCGGATTTCCTGACCGGTCTTTCTCTTCCTTAAAGCAACGTCACCCGGCCGCGCCCAAGGCGGCATGCGATAGTGTCGCGTCCTCGAAATCCGCGCCCGCGGTTTCGTCCGCGCCATCGTGACAACCCTGCGTCCGCCAGCCGGAAAACCGGCGCGCGGACGCGTCGAGCGTCTGAGGGTACCTGGGAGGGGGCCACGGGGGAAACCCGGGGCGGACCCGGGCAAACCCGGGCCATCCGACCCCCTGTCGGCCTCCCGGGAGTTACCGAACGCGTCAACAAGGGAGAAGGGAATGTCGGAAAACCTTGCCAGCCAACGCACCTACGCCCTGATCGGCCACGGCGGATGCGGCAAAACCTCGGTGGCCGAAATGCTCCTCTTCACGACCGGAGCGGTGGCGCGCCTTGGCAAGATCGAGGAAGGCACCACGGCGCTCGACTACGAGCCCGAGGAAGTCAAGCGCCGGGGCAGCACCCAGCCCGGCCTCGCCACCTACCAGTACAACAAAAACCGGCACTTTCTCCTGGACGTTCCCGGCGACGGCAGCTTCAACGGCGACCTGCCCTACCTGCTGCGGGCCGTGGACGGCGTGGTCTTCGTGGTCGACGCCGTGGACGGCGTCAAGCCGCTGACCAGGAAACTCTGGGGCGAGGTGGCCAAGCTCGGCCTGCCCGCCGTCTTTTTCATCAACAAGATGGACCGCGACCGGGCCGATTTCGACCTGGCCCTTTCCGGCATCCGCGAAAAGCTCGGCGTCAAGACCTACGTCCAGAACCTGCCCATCGGGGCCAAGGAAGACTTCAAGGGCGTGATCAACGTCCTGGAAGGCAAGGCCTACATTTTCGACGACAAGGGCGGCGCGGCCGAAACCGCCATTCCCGACGACATGGCCGAGGAAGTGGAGACGCTGCGCGAGACCATGGTCGAGGAAATCGCCGTGGCCGACGAGCAGCTCATGGAGCGCTACCTCGAGGGCGAGGAGATTTCCACCGAGGAGCTGCTCGCCACCGTGCACATGGCCACGCTCTCGGGCCAGTTGTGCCCGGTGTGCTGCGGCTCGGCGCTGAGGAACATGGGCGGCGAGCGCCTGCTGGCCGCCGTCCAGAACTTCCTGCCCGGGCCCATGGAAAGCGCCGCCGGGGCCAAGTCCATCGTCACCGCCGACGGCGCGGAAATCCCCGTGTCCGAATCCGGCCCGGTGGTGGCCTTCGTCTTCAAGACGCTCTTCGACCCCTTCGCCGGCCAGCTCTCCATGACCCGCGTGCTCACCGGCACCCTTTCCACCAACATGGACCTGCAAAACACGGCCACGGACACCCTGGAGCGCGCCGGCCAGCTTCTTTTGCCGCTCGGCAAGGACACCACCATCTCCAAGGAGCCGGCCGGCCCCGGGGCCATCGTGGCCCTGGCCAAGCTCAAGGACACCGCCACCGGCAACACCCTGTGCGACCCCAAAAAGCCGGTGACCATCGAAGCGCCGGTCCTGCCGCCGCCCATGATCTCCTACGCCCTGGCCCCGGCCGAAAAGGGCGACGAGGACAAGGTCTTCGCGGCCATGTCCAAGCTCCTCGACGAGGACATCACGCTCTCCATCACCCGCGACGAGGAAACCGGCGACATCCTGCTTTCCGGCATGGGCCAGACCCATCTGGAAAACGCCGTGGAAAAGGCCCGCCGCCGCTTCAAGGTGAGCCCGGTGCTCAAGGCCCCGAAAATCCCCTACCGCGAGTCGGTCAAGGGCAAGGTCGAGGTGCAGGGGCGGCACAAGAAACAGACCGGCGGCCGCGGCCAGTTCGGCGACTGCTGGATCCGTATGGAAGGCCAGCCGCGCGGCGGCGGCTACGCCTTCGTGGACGCCATCGTCGGCGGGGCCATCCCGCGCCAGTACATCCCGGCCGTGGACAAGGGCGTGCAGGAATCCGCCGCGCGCGGCTACCTGGCCGGCTACCCCATGGTGGACTTCAAGGTGACGCTCTACGACGGCACCTTCCACACGGTTGACTCTTCGGAAATGGCCTTTAAAATCGCGGGGTCCATCGCCTTCAAGGCCGCCTGCGAAAAGCTCAAGATATCGCTGCTCGAACCCATCGTGCTGGTGTCGGTGAGCTGCCCGGACGAATACATGGGCGACATCATCGGCGACCTGTCCAGCCGGCGGGGCAAGGTGCTGGGTTCGGATTCCACCGGCGGCATCACCGAAATCCAGGCCCACGTGCCCATGGCCGAGATGCAGGAATACGCCAAGGCGCTCAGTTCCACGACCGCCGGCCAGGGCGCGTTCACCATGGCCTTCGACCACTACGAGGAATGCCCGCCGCCGATTGCCGACAAGGTGATCGCGGAGGGCAAAAAGAAGGAAGCGTAAGAGGCGGGGGAGGCGCCGCCTCCCCCGCGCCCCCTTCGCCAGGGCGCCGCCCTGGACCCGCCGGGGGGCTTGATGCCCCCCGGTCCCCCCTTTACCGGGCCGGGATGGCGAGTGGAGGCTCGAATGTTTGTCGCCGCAATCGGCCCGGCGGCACGCGGCGCTCCGCGCCCCGACGCCGGACGCGATCGCGGCGACAAGATGCGCCAGCGGCGAAGCGCCGCATGGAAAGACAAATTAGGGACGAGGGAGACACCCCTTTAAGAGTTTTTTTGGAGGGTGGGGGTCCGGGGGCGGGAATCTTTTTTTGCAAAAAAAGGTTCCCGCCCCCGGTTCCTCATCTCCCCTTACCACCTCACCACCTATGGCTCACATTCTTCTTATAGACGACGACGCCATCCTCAAGGAGACGATCGGGGCGCTGATGCGCCGGCTCGGCCATGCCTTCACCTGGGCCGGGTCTTTGGACGAGGGCCGGCGGGCGCTGGTGCATGGCCGTTTCGACGTGGTGTTGCTCGATTTGCGGCTGCCGGACGGTTATGGGCTGGACATCATGGCCGAGCTGCGCACCGCGCCGGGCGCGCCCGAAATCATCATCGTCACCGGCCAGGAGGACCCCGAGGGCGCGGCGCTGGCCATCAAGTCCGGGGCCTGGGACTACATCCAGAAGCCGCTCACGCCCAACCGCGTCACCCTGCCCCTGACCCGGGCGCTGGAATACCGGGCCCAGAAGGCGGCGAGGCGTCCCCGGGCGGTGCTCAAGCGCGAGGCCATCATCGGCGTGGGCCCGGCCATGGAGGCCTGTCTGGACATGGTGGCCCAGGCCGCCGATTCCGACGCTTCGGTGCTGGTCACGGGCGAGACGGGCACGGGCAAGGAGCTTTTCGCCCGGGCCATCCACGTCAATTC contains these protein-coding regions:
- a CDS encoding elongation factor G, giving the protein MSENLASQRTYALIGHGGCGKTSVAEMLLFTTGAVARLGKIEEGTTALDYEPEEVKRRGSTQPGLATYQYNKNRHFLLDVPGDGSFNGDLPYLLRAVDGVVFVVDAVDGVKPLTRKLWGEVAKLGLPAVFFINKMDRDRADFDLALSGIREKLGVKTYVQNLPIGAKEDFKGVINVLEGKAYIFDDKGGAAETAIPDDMAEEVETLRETMVEEIAVADEQLMERYLEGEEISTEELLATVHMATLSGQLCPVCCGSALRNMGGERLLAAVQNFLPGPMESAAGAKSIVTADGAEIPVSESGPVVAFVFKTLFDPFAGQLSMTRVLTGTLSTNMDLQNTATDTLERAGQLLLPLGKDTTISKEPAGPGAIVALAKLKDTATGNTLCDPKKPVTIEAPVLPPPMISYALAPAEKGDEDKVFAAMSKLLDEDITLSITRDEETGDILLSGMGQTHLENAVEKARRRFKVSPVLKAPKIPYRESVKGKVEVQGRHKKQTGGRGQFGDCWIRMEGQPRGGGYAFVDAIVGGAIPRQYIPAVDKGVQESAARGYLAGYPMVDFKVTLYDGTFHTVDSSEMAFKIAGSIAFKAACEKLKISLLEPIVLVSVSCPDEYMGDIIGDLSSRRGKVLGSDSTGGITEIQAHVPMAEMQEYAKALSSTTAGQGAFTMAFDHYEECPPPIADKVIAEGKKKEA